A genomic window from Candidatus Nealsonbacteria bacterium includes:
- a CDS encoding glycosidase, with amino-acid sequence MKLERFKNNPILTSNKKNKWEAGAVFNCSVVFDNGIFHMVYRAINSGFYPFKTENNRLGYKNFISSVGYATSQDGIHFKRHNKPLLRPDKKWDCYGCEDPRITKFEDKFYIFYTAMSSPAYTPGVSSIGLAITKDFKKMRKYGVVGPQIDAKAAAFFPERVNGKITVIFTWQPGTPLSSIAVAFFDNLKQLLHPTKFYWKSFLSSINKHIILSPRRGVLRGHEVGAPPLKTLRGWLLIYCGEDKKEVWSVSAVLLDLKNPKKIIGYSKRPILKPEKKYEIKGLIPNVTFPEGAVVVKDKLFVYYGAADKTCCLAICNLNDLLKSLL; translated from the coding sequence ATGAAGCTTGAAAGATTTAAAAATAATCCTATTTTAACTTCAAACAAAAAAAACAAATGGGAAGCTGGGGCAGTTTTTAATTGCAGCGTTGTATTTGATAATGGTATTTTTCATATGGTTTATCGGGCGATTAATTCTGGTTTTTACCCTTTTAAGACAGAGAATAACCGTTTAGGTTATAAAAATTTTATATCTTCCGTAGGATATGCAACTAGTCAAGATGGAATACACTTTAAAAGACATAATAAGCCCCTTTTAAGACCCGATAAAAAATGGGATTGCTACGGATGCGAGGATCCAAGAATTACTAAATTCGAAGATAAATTTTATATTTTTTATACGGCGATGAGTTCACCCGCCTATACTCCCGGAGTATCAAGTATCGGGCTTGCCATCACCAAGGATTTTAAAAAAATGCGTAAATATGGCGTGGTTGGGCCTCAAATCGACGCAAAAGCCGCAGCGTTTTTCCCGGAAAGAGTTAATGGGAAGATAACAGTGATTTTCACATGGCAACCCGGTACTCCTCTATCATCTATTGCTGTTGCTTTTTTTGATAATCTCAAACAACTTTTACACCCAACTAAGTTTTACTGGAAGAGTTTTCTTTCGTCAATAAATAAACATATAATTCTTTCGCCCAGAAGAGGTGTTCTTAGGGGACACGAGGTTGGAGCACCTCCATTAAAAACACTTAGGGGTTGGTTGCTTATTTATTGCGGCGAAGACAAAAAAGAAGTATGGAGTGTTAGCGCTGTGCTGTTGGATTTAAAAAATCCTAAAAAGATAATAGGATATTCAAAGAGACCAATCTTAAAACCAGAGAAAAAATACGAAATCAAAGGACTTATTCCAAATGTAACCTTTCCCGAGGGGGCCGTTGTAGTAAAAGATAAACTATTCGTCTACTATGGAGCAGCAGATAAGACTTGTTGTTTGGCAATATGTAATCTGAACGATTTATTAAAGTCGTTATTATAA
- a CDS encoding transcriptional regulator: MDINMLTKNCPQCFKILSDKSRAKIIYYLGKKKKSNVKEINSLFKLRQPTVSHHLIVLKKIGILKSKKAGKEVYYFFNTKYSCSKCNLFKTPFFK; the protein is encoded by the coding sequence ATGGACATCAATATGTTAACCAAAAATTGTCCCCAATGTTTTAAAATATTATCTGATAAAAGCCGGGCTAAAATTATTTACTACCTTGGAAAAAAGAAAAAATCTAATGTTAAAGAAATTAACTCGCTTTTTAAATTGCGGCAGCCCACTGTTTCTCATCATCTAATAGTTTTAAAAAAAATAGGCATTCTGAAATCAAAAAAAGCCGGCAAAGAAGTTTATTATTTTTTCAATACAAAATATTCCTGCTCTAAATGTAATCTTTTTAAAACTCCTTTCTTTAAATAA
- a CDS encoding cysteine desulfurase: protein MMKKIYLDYAAITYTDRRIVRAMEPYFEKIYGNPSSIHKEGRKAKYALYQARKKIAQILNCQSTEVIFTGSGTESCNLAIFGMAENFSGKKGHIITSQIEHHAVLRPCEKLEKEGFKVTYLPVNREGIIQISDLEKAIKPETILVSIMYANNEIGTIQPVAEIGKLIKKLNIIRPPNSKIYFHIDACQAAGFLDLSVNKLEVDLLSLNGSKIYGPKGIGLLFVRLGTPIKPMILGGGQEEGLRSGTENLAGICGFAKALEIAQREKKKESARLIKLRNYLISGIEKKILKVVLNGHRERRLPNNVNVSILDIEGEAALLWLDKYGIYALTGSACDSQSLEPSHVILALGRPYEHAHGSLRFSLGRKTTKKDIDYLLKVLPRVVKTLREISPISLQFGKKSLALEKAFVKDKPHWEKR from the coding sequence ATTATGAAAAAAATTTATTTAGACTATGCGGCCATAACCTATACGGACAGAAGAATTGTTCGGGCAATGGAGCCTTATTTTGAAAAGATTTATGGCAATCCTTCTTCGATTCACAAAGAGGGCAGAAAAGCAAAATACGCGCTCTATCAGGCCAGAAAAAAAATCGCTCAGATTTTAAATTGCCAGTCGACCGAAGTGATTTTCACTGGCTCTGGCACAGAAAGCTGCAATTTGGCAATCTTTGGCATGGCGGAGAACTTCTCCGGAAAGAAGGGCCACATAATTACTTCTCAGATTGAGCATCACGCTGTCTTGAGGCCATGTGAAAAATTAGAGAAAGAAGGATTCAAAGTAACCTATTTGCCGGTTAATCGAGAGGGGATAATTCAAATTTCTGATCTAGAGAAAGCAATAAAACCAGAAACAATTTTGGTGTCTATAATGTATGCCAACAATGAGATTGGCACTATTCAGCCCGTAGCCGAAATAGGAAAGTTAATCAAGAAGTTAAATATTATTCGTCCTCCAAATTCTAAAATTTATTTCCACATTGATGCTTGTCAGGCAGCAGGGTTTTTGGACCTTAGTGTCAATAAATTAGAGGTTGATCTTTTGAGTTTGAACGGCTCAAAAATTTATGGGCCAAAAGGGATTGGACTATTATTTGTCCGTCTGGGAACTCCTATTAAACCAATGATTTTAGGAGGCGGCCAGGAAGAGGGACTTAGATCAGGAACCGAAAATTTAGCTGGGATTTGTGGCTTTGCTAAAGCTTTAGAAATAGCGCAAAGAGAGAAGAAAAAAGAATCTGCAAGACTGATAAAATTGAGAAACTATTTAATTTCTGGGATTGAAAAAAAAATCCTCAAGGTTGTTTTGAACGGCCACAGAGAAAGAAGGTTACCCAACAATGTGAACGTATCTATTTTAGATATTGAGGGGGAGGCTGCTCTTCTTTGGTTGGATAAATATGGAATTTATGCTTTGACCGGGTCTGCTTGCGACTCGCAGAGTTTAGAGCCATCACACGTTATTTTAGCTCTAGGCCGTCCTTACGAGCACGCCCATGGTAGCTTGAGATTCTCTCTGGGCAGAAAAACAACAAAAAAAGATATTGATTATCTTTTAAAAGTCCTGCCGAGGGTCGTTAAAACTTTGAGAGAAATTTCTCCAATTTCTTTGCAGTTTGGTAAAAAATCTTTAGCTTTGGAGAAAGCTTTTGTTAAGGATAAACCACATTGGGAGAAGCGATAG
- a CDS encoding iron-sulfur cluster assembly scaffold protein: MIKRSKNFKIADVISKSTGKSWAYSEIVKEHFFHPRNLLLKDPKPDEFNAEGQIGSPACGDVMRMWAKIDSKTERIKKLKWRTFGCGSAIATTSIFSVMVTEKEGMKIDEALKIKPQDIMKKLGGLPARKVHCSVLADKAFQATINSYFRKTGQHHRIIIEGQKVLDPKINLTDKDIEEAVLEGARTIEDLQKRLKVGIGNPEIIPEIEQLLRFYQEKYYG; encoded by the coding sequence ATGATTAAAAGAAGCAAAAATTTTAAAATTGCCGATGTAATCAGTAAATCAACAGGTAAAAGTTGGGCTTATTCAGAAATCGTTAAAGAACATTTTTTTCATCCTAGAAATTTATTATTAAAAGATCCAAAGCCCGACGAATTTAACGCCGAAGGCCAGATCGGTTCTCCGGCCTGCGGAGACGTCATGCGAATGTGGGCAAAAATTGATTCCAAGACAGAAAGAATTAAAAAATTAAAATGGCGAACATTCGGTTGTGGCTCGGCTATCGCTACAACTTCCATATTTTCAGTAATGGTTACCGAAAAAGAAGGAATGAAAATTGACGAAGCTTTAAAAATTAAGCCCCAGGATATTATGAAAAAGTTAGGAGGACTACCGGCCAGAAAAGTCCACTGTTCGGTTTTGGCCGATAAAGCCTTTCAGGCAACGATTAATAGTTATTTCAGAAAAACTGGCCAGCATCATCGGATAATTATTGAAGGCCAGAAAGTACTTGATCCGAAAATTAATTTAACAGACAAAGATATTGAGGAAGCTGTTTTGGAAGGGGCGAGAACGATTGAAGATCTGCAAAAAAGATTAAAGGTGGGAATTGGCAATCCAGAAATAATACCAGAAATTGAACAGCTTTTAAGATTTTACCAGGAAAAATATTACGGATAA
- a CDS encoding AAA family ATPase: MNGANFTHKSQEAILRAQSLASERGQQQIDALHLLFSLLNQEGGVVLILFQKLGIDIENLKKKTKASLDKIPVVSSSQATFGQFYLTQDLARVLEKARQEAMKMGDEFVSIEHLFLALLDTDTKAKEILKEATFLQKGGTAVLEFGQLDYETVLKTLAKIRGGQRITDPEPESKYQVIEKYARNLTLLAKQGKLDPVIGREDEILRLMQVLSRRTKNNPVLIGEAGVGKTAIVEGLAQKIIKGDIPESLKEKEIIGLDLGALVAGTKYRGEFEDRVKALLKEINRAAGRYILFIDELHTLVGAGAAEGAIDASNLLKPALARGELKAVGATTLKEYQKYIERDAALERRFQPIYVAEPSTEDAVAILRGIKEKYELHHGVKIKDSALVGAVEFSARYIADRFLPDKAVDLMDEAMSARRLEIESEPTELDVLKREIQKLAIEKEALKSEKPVNSKRLRAIARQLADLGEKVRAIETRWQTEKEIITKIKNLKKEIDTAKFEVERYQSQANLQKVAEIKYGKIPELLKTLKRTEQKLANFQKGRALLREEVTEEDIAQVVSRWTGIPTTRLLEEEARKLERMEKIISQRVIGQPEAILAIANALRRSRAGIAEENKPLGSFMFLGPTGVGKTETARALAEFLFNDENALVRLDMSEYMEKHTVSRMIGSPPGYVGYEEGGQLTEKIRRRPYSVILLDEIEKAHPEVFNILLQILEDGRLTDTKGRTASFKNAILIMTSNVGSDLIMKMGKLGFDTQDEDSSQKENLKERVTEALKESFKPEFLNRIDEIIIFNYLGRPEIKKIVDLELEKVALRLKSREIQLDYSEKAKEILADQGFDANLGARPLKRIIQKKVLDPLSLMIVSGQVKERERVLVDAKNGEIIVRGVRDFSKMKLKKPKKVLAK, translated from the coding sequence GTGAACGGTGCAAATTTTACCCACAAATCTCAAGAGGCAATACTTAGGGCGCAGTCATTAGCCTCAGAAAGAGGGCAGCAGCAAATTGACGCTTTACACCTACTTTTTTCGCTTCTAAACCAAGAAGGGGGCGTTGTTTTGATATTGTTCCAGAAATTAGGAATTGATATTGAAAATTTGAAAAAGAAGACTAAAGCCTCTTTAGATAAGATTCCAGTCGTTTCTTCTTCTCAAGCAACTTTTGGCCAATTTTATTTGACCCAGGATTTAGCCCGAGTTTTAGAAAAAGCCCGCCAGGAAGCGATGAAAATGGGAGATGAATTTGTATCAATTGAGCATCTATTCTTAGCTTTACTAGATACTGATACCAAGGCCAAAGAAATTCTCAAAGAGGCAACCTTTTTGCAAAAAGGAGGAACTGCGGTTTTGGAGTTTGGCCAATTAGATTATGAAACAGTTCTTAAAACTTTAGCTAAGATTCGAGGGGGACAGAGAATTACAGACCCGGAACCTGAATCAAAATACCAAGTTATTGAAAAATATGCCCGTAATTTGACCTTATTAGCCAAACAAGGAAAACTTGATCCAGTTATTGGCCGGGAAGATGAAATTCTAAGATTAATGCAGGTTTTGTCCAGAAGAACAAAGAACAATCCGGTTTTGATTGGCGAGGCAGGTGTTGGAAAAACAGCCATTGTCGAAGGATTGGCCCAGAAAATTATTAAGGGAGATATCCCGGAAAGCCTTAAAGAGAAAGAAATTATTGGTTTGGATTTGGGAGCCTTGGTAGCCGGCACTAAATACCGGGGAGAATTTGAAGATCGGGTTAAAGCCCTGCTTAAAGAGATTAATCGGGCAGCCGGCCGTTATATTTTATTCATTGATGAGCTTCATACTTTAGTGGGGGCAGGAGCTGCCGAGGGAGCCATTGATGCTTCGAATCTACTGAAACCTGCCTTAGCCAGAGGAGAACTGAAAGCTGTTGGAGCTACTACCCTTAAAGAATATCAAAAATATATCGAAAGGGACGCGGCCTTAGAAAGAAGATTTCAGCCAATTTATGTGGCAGAACCTTCGACCGAAGATGCCGTTGCTATTTTAAGAGGAATTAAAGAAAAATATGAGCTTCATCATGGGGTGAAAATCAAAGACTCTGCCTTAGTGGGAGCAGTTGAGTTTTCAGCCCGTTATATCGCAGATAGGTTTTTACCAGATAAAGCAGTTGATCTGATGGATGAGGCAATGTCAGCCAGAAGATTAGAAATTGAGTCAGAACCTACTGAATTAGATGTTCTTAAAAGAGAAATTCAGAAACTAGCAATAGAAAAAGAGGCTCTAAAAAGCGAGAAACCTGTCAACAGCAAAAGATTGCGGGCTATTGCAAGGCAATTAGCTGATTTAGGCGAAAAAGTAAGAGCGATTGAAACCCGTTGGCAGACAGAAAAAGAAATTATTACCAAGATTAAAAATCTTAAGAAAGAAATAGATACGGCTAAATTTGAAGTTGAAAGGTATCAAAGTCAGGCTAATTTGCAAAAGGTGGCTGAAATAAAATATGGAAAGATTCCCGAATTGTTAAAGACATTAAAAAGAACTGAGCAAAAATTAGCTAATTTCCAAAAAGGGAGAGCTCTCTTGAGAGAAGAGGTGACAGAGGAAGATATTGCTCAGGTTGTTTCTCGTTGGACGGGAATTCCGACAACCCGGCTTTTAGAAGAAGAAGCTAGAAAATTAGAAAGAATGGAAAAAATTATTTCTCAACGAGTAATCGGCCAGCCGGAAGCAATTCTGGCCATTGCCAATGCTCTTAGGCGTTCAAGGGCCGGCATTGCTGAAGAAAATAAACCCTTGGGTTCTTTTATGTTTTTGGGTCCGACCGGAGTAGGAAAAACAGAAACTGCAAGGGCTTTAGCCGAGTTTTTGTTTAACGATGAAAACGCCTTAGTTAGGCTGGATATGTCAGAGTATATGGAAAAGCATACGGTCTCCAGGATGATAGGTTCTCCTCCCGGTTATGTTGGTTATGAAGAAGGGGGACAGTTAACTGAAAAAATTAGGCGAAGACCATACAGCGTCATCTTATTAGATGAAATTGAGAAAGCTCATCCTGAAGTCTTTAATATTTTACTTCAAATTTTAGAAGATGGCAGATTAACCGATACCAAAGGAAGAACGGCCTCTTTTAAGAACGCTATCTTGATTATGACCTCAAATGTTGGCTCGGACTTAATTATGAAGATGGGAAAGCTTGGTTTTGATACTCAGGACGAAGATTCTTCCCAAAAAGAAAATCTGAAAGAGAGAGTAACAGAAGCCCTAAAAGAAAGCTTCAAACCAGAATTTTTGAACCGAATCGATGAAATCATTATTTTTAATTATCTTGGCAGGCCAGAAATTAAAAAGATAGTTGATCTTGAACTGGAAAAAGTCGCCTTAAGATTAAAGAGTAGAGAAATTCAATTAGATTATTCAGAGAAAGCTAAGGAAATTTTAGCTGACCAAGGCTTCGATGCTAATTTAGGAGCCAGACCTCTAAAGAGAATTATTCAGAAAAAAGTTTTAGATCCTCTTTCTTTGATGATTGTTTCTGGCCAAGTGAAAGAAAGAGAGAGGGTTTTGGTTGATGCTAAAAACGGAGAAATTATTGTTCGGGGAGTGCGGGATTTTTCAAAAATGAAACTAAAGAAACCAAAAAAAGTTTTAGCTAAATAA
- a CDS encoding serine protease, producing MKKSILKVFFILITGALGGMIFQAFILPYLATKEYFKQFEFVKILTEREVNLYPKETVIVRENKALQEAVERVERSVIGVRAQSKQGVILEGSGLILTTEGHVVVLGDLLPKGYDFSFFWEGEELPFEVLGVDKTGSLVKIKVEKTNLPTLPFADTERIKIGQRVFLVGIVFENGKAKKIVNEGIIKTFDEDFIRTNIFEKSSLAGSPLFDIEGNVLGLNTIDKEGKVIAISAKRIQEFTGF from the coding sequence ATGAAAAAATCCATTCTAAAAGTTTTTTTTATTTTAATAACAGGAGCCCTGGGAGGAATGATCTTTCAGGCTTTTATTTTGCCTTATTTAGCCACAAAAGAATATTTTAAGCAGTTTGAATTTGTAAAAATTCTAACCGAGAGAGAGGTGAACTTATACCCGAAAGAAACAGTTATCGTTAGAGAAAATAAAGCTCTTCAGGAGGCCGTTGAAAGAGTCGAAAGGTCAGTGATTGGAGTAAGAGCTCAATCAAAGCAGGGGGTAATTTTGGAGGGTTCGGGTCTCATTCTAACCACAGAAGGGCATGTCGTTGTTTTGGGCGATCTATTGCCCAAAGGCTATGATTTTAGTTTCTTTTGGGAGGGGGAAGAATTACCTTTCGAAGTTTTAGGGGTGGACAAAACAGGAAGTCTGGTAAAGATAAAAGTTGAAAAAACCAACCTCCCGACATTGCCTTTTGCTGATACGGAAAGGATAAAAATAGGGCAGAGAGTTTTTCTGGTCGGGATAGTTTTTGAAAATGGGAAGGCCAAAAAGATAGTTAACGAAGGCATCATTAAGACTTTTGACGAAGATTTCATCCGGACTAATATTTTTGAAAAGAGCTCTTTAGCCGGTTCTCCTCTGTTTGATATTGAAGGCAATGTCCTGGGATTGAACACAATCGACAAAGAGGGAAAGGTTATTGCAATTTCTGCCAAGAGAATTCAGGAATTTACAGGTTTCTAA
- a CDS encoding DeoR family transcriptional regulator, producing the protein MDKEEFIKTVKNLYNLTLLFPKKEPLRYKMRELADDILDSLISALSTNPNVPQSLVAGIEKDLEVLDSFFEVAKSQNWVSISEILNLQKDYSKVKEDFEKFSGEKNISETETPKNLLVIPRDNFKVVPGSQISLRQEKILDILKKEKEKLQVKDLKDIFPQVSKRTFRRDFERLTKKGLVIRIGEKNNTFYQLPDEVEPKLG; encoded by the coding sequence ATGGACAAAGAAGAATTTATAAAAACCGTCAAAAATCTTTATAATTTAACACTGCTTTTTCCCAAGAAGGAACCCTTGAGATATAAAATGCGGGAATTAGCAGATGATATTTTAGATAGCTTAATTTCGGCTTTAAGCACCAATCCCAATGTGCCCCAAAGTTTAGTTGCCGGGATTGAAAAAGATCTTGAAGTTCTTGATAGTTTTTTTGAAGTAGCTAAATCCCAGAATTGGGTATCGATCTCTGAAATCTTGAATCTTCAAAAAGATTATAGTAAAGTAAAAGAAGATTTTGAAAAATTTTCCGGAGAAAAAAACATTTCTGAAACCGAAACTCCAAAAAATCTTCTGGTGATTCCTAGAGATAATTTCAAGGTTGTTCCTGGGAGTCAAATCTCTTTGCGGCAGGAAAAAATCTTAGATATCCTTAAAAAAGAAAAAGAAAAACTTCAGGTTAAGGACTTAAAAGATATCTTTCCCCAGGTGAGCAAGAGGACTTTTCGTCGGGATTTCGAGCGATTAACGAAAAAAGGGTTAGTAATAAGGATAGGGGAGAAAAATAATACTTTTTACCAATTACCAGATGAGGTAGAGCCAAAATTGGGGTAG
- a CDS encoding RNA polymerase sigma factor — MDNHQKHFSQLYDQHIDKIYRFVFLKVSSQEVAEDLTSETFLRGWRVFKNGEKEIVNPSAFLYQIARNLVTDFYREKGKTQIVSTEFTQIKDPRIDLEEKALMGSDMDTVKLAISGLKEDYQNVVIWHYLDDLSVPEIAKIIDKPEGTIRVMLHRALKALKSEIKEA, encoded by the coding sequence ATGGACAATCACCAAAAACACTTTAGTCAGCTTTACGATCAACATATTGATAAAATCTATCGTTTTGTTTTTCTAAAAGTAAGTTCTCAAGAAGTTGCTGAAGATTTGACTTCTGAGACATTTTTGCGAGGCTGGCGAGTTTTTAAGAACGGTGAAAAGGAAATTGTTAATCCTTCAGCTTTTCTTTATCAAATTGCCCGGAATTTGGTCACTGATTTTTATCGGGAAAAAGGCAAAACTCAGATAGTTTCAACTGAATTTACCCAAATTAAGGACCCTAGGATTGATTTAGAAGAAAAGGCCTTGATGGGGTCGGACATGGACACGGTCAAGCTGGCCATAAGTGGTTTAAAGGAAGATTATCAGAATGTAGTTATTTGGCACTACCTTGATGACCTATCTGTCCCAGAAATAGCCAAAATTATAGACAAACCAGAAGGGACAATAAGGGTAATGCTTCATCGGGCCTTAAAAGCTTTAAAAAGTGAAATTAAAGAGGCTTAG